One segment of Mycolicibacterium sp. YH-1 DNA contains the following:
- a CDS encoding ferredoxin — protein MGCYRVELDDDLCQGHAMCELEAPDVFKVPKRGVVEILDSEPPDELREDVERAVEMCPTRALSITEKEA, from the coding sequence GTGGGGTGCTACCGCGTCGAACTCGACGACGACCTGTGCCAGGGCCACGCCATGTGCGAGCTGGAGGCCCCTGACGTGTTCAAGGTGCCCAAGCGCGGCGTCGTGGAGATCCTCGACTCCGAACCGCCCGACGAACTCCGCGAGGACGTCGAACGGGCCGTCGAAATGTGTCCAACCCGAGCACTATCCATCACAGAGAAAGAGGCTTGA
- a CDS encoding ester cyclase yields MHSFWNDVWNAHDPSAVDRFVVEDFVIVTGGETITGRDNFKRWIEGFLAKVDDLHLEVVESFQKADGSRVASRWLMTGRNNGILGTVPDKQNVAMTGTAVWAVREDGKLLTNWVERASWELHQRLTAG; encoded by the coding sequence GTGCACTCATTCTGGAACGACGTGTGGAACGCCCACGACCCGTCGGCGGTGGATCGGTTCGTCGTCGAGGACTTCGTCATCGTCACCGGCGGTGAGACCATCACGGGTCGCGACAACTTCAAGCGATGGATCGAGGGCTTTCTGGCCAAGGTCGACGACCTACACCTCGAGGTCGTCGAGTCCTTCCAGAAAGCCGACGGCAGCCGTGTGGCATCGCGCTGGCTGATGACCGGGCGCAACAACGGCATCCTCGGAACGGTGCCCGACAAGCAGAACGTCGCGATGACCGGCACCGCCGTCTGGGCGGTGCGTGAAGACGGCAAGCTGCTGACGAACTGGGTCGAGCGTGCGTCGTGGGAACTGCATCAGCGGCTTACCGCCGGATGA
- a CDS encoding SDR family oxidoreductase — translation MPRFAPLPDRRPAIVAGASAGIGEATALKLAAHGFPVALGARRVEKLDALVAKIRADGGEAVGFHLDVTDTDSVKSFVTQSVEALGEIELLVAGAGDTYFGKLAEISTDDFNSQLQIHLVGANRLAGAVLPGMIERQRGDLIFVGSDVALRQRPHMGAYGAAKAALVAMVTNYQMELEGTGVRASIVHPGPTKTSMGWSLPAELIGPALEDWAKWGQARHDYFLRAADLARAITFVAETPRGGYIANMELQPEAPLTDTKDRQKLALGDEGMPS, via the coding sequence ATGCCACGTTTCGCACCGCTTCCCGACCGCCGACCTGCAATCGTCGCGGGCGCGTCAGCCGGTATCGGGGAGGCCACCGCCCTGAAACTCGCCGCCCACGGCTTCCCCGTTGCGCTCGGCGCCCGCCGGGTCGAGAAGCTCGACGCCCTGGTCGCCAAGATCCGCGCCGACGGTGGTGAGGCGGTCGGGTTCCACCTCGACGTCACCGACACCGACTCGGTGAAGTCGTTCGTGACCCAGTCCGTCGAGGCGCTCGGCGAGATCGAGCTGCTGGTGGCGGGAGCCGGTGACACCTACTTCGGCAAGTTGGCCGAAATCAGCACCGACGACTTCAACTCACAGTTGCAGATTCACCTGGTGGGGGCCAACCGTCTGGCCGGCGCGGTGCTGCCCGGCATGATCGAGCGCCAGCGCGGCGACCTGATCTTCGTCGGGTCCGATGTCGCGCTGCGCCAGCGTCCGCACATGGGCGCCTACGGCGCAGCCAAGGCCGCACTCGTGGCGATGGTGACCAACTACCAGATGGAACTCGAGGGCACCGGGGTGCGCGCCTCGATAGTGCACCCCGGCCCGACCAAGACCTCGATGGGCTGGAGCCTGCCCGCCGAGCTGATCGGGCCCGCACTGGAGGACTGGGCCAAGTGGGGCCAGGCCCGGCATGACTACTTCCTGCGTGCAGCAGATCTCGCACGCGCCATCACGTTCGTCGCCGAGACCCCGCGCGGCGGGTACATCGCGAATATGGAACTTCAGCCCGAGGCTCCACTGACCGACACCAAGGACCGTCAGAAGCTGGCCCTGGGGGATGAGGGGATGCCGTCATGA
- a CDS encoding nitrilase-related carbon-nitrogen hydrolase, whose amino-acid sequence MTPPTTLRLTVVQDAPRPRDLERNISHVGDRLAATSGVDLIVFPELFLSGYQTTALDEIALSPDDPRIAALADRCRAAGTALLAGFVEPGPGGYFDAYLAIDRDGTIGKPIRKTHLFGTEREAFLRGDVLEPVTLCDTRIGVLNCFELEFPEVSRTLVLRGAALLVAGSANMHPYERDHVIASSARALENRVPVAYANRVGNESGHHFCGSSRIVDRDGSVLAALDSVETGSATADVQFGVRSAGAIDMIAQRRPELYES is encoded by the coding sequence ATGACACCGCCGACCACTCTGCGCCTCACGGTGGTTCAGGACGCGCCCCGGCCCCGGGACCTCGAGCGCAACATTTCCCACGTCGGAGACCGTCTGGCCGCGACGAGCGGAGTCGACCTGATCGTCTTCCCCGAACTCTTCCTCTCGGGGTACCAGACGACGGCTCTCGACGAGATCGCGCTATCACCCGACGATCCCCGCATCGCGGCACTGGCGGACCGCTGTCGTGCCGCGGGCACAGCCCTCCTGGCGGGCTTCGTCGAACCCGGCCCCGGTGGCTATTTCGACGCGTATCTCGCGATCGACCGAGACGGCACCATCGGGAAACCCATACGCAAGACGCACCTGTTCGGGACCGAGCGCGAGGCATTCCTGCGCGGCGATGTGCTCGAACCGGTCACCCTCTGCGACACTAGGATTGGCGTTCTGAACTGCTTCGAGCTCGAGTTTCCCGAGGTGTCCCGCACGCTCGTGCTCCGCGGGGCGGCGCTTCTCGTCGCGGGGTCGGCCAACATGCATCCCTATGAGCGTGATCATGTCATCGCCAGCAGCGCTCGCGCTCTGGAGAATCGCGTCCCGGTGGCTTACGCGAACAGGGTCGGTAACGAGTCGGGACACCACTTCTGCGGATCGAGCCGGATCGTCGACCGGGACGGCTCGGTGCTCGCCGCGCTTGACTCCGTTGAGACCGGCAGCGCGACTGCGGATGTGCAGTTCGGTGTGCGCAGTGCGGGGGCGATCGACATGATCGCTCAGCGCCGCCCCGAACTCTACGAATCGTAG
- a CDS encoding cytochrome P450, whose amino-acid sequence MTSQTGTGPDVLLDPYDYDFHEDPYPYYRRLRDEAPLYHNPDLGFWALSRHADVLTGFRNSTTLSNREGVSLDPISRGPHASKTMSFLAMDDPDHLRLRTLVSKGFTPRRIRELEPRVTELAVKHLDTMMERAQDGTVDYVAEFAGKLPMDVISELMGVPEEDRDRIRAWADGVMHREDGVKDVPAEAIEASINLIVYYQDMVAERRKKPADDLTTALLEAEIDGDRLTDEEVLGFLFLMVIAGNETTTKLLANAAFWGHRNPDQITPIYDDESRIPLWVEETLRYDTSSQILARLVSGDLTLYDTKIPDGDVLLLLPGSAHRDERAFERPDDFIIGRDIGAKLQSFGSGAHFCLGAHLARMEARVALAELFKRIRGYEVDEANSVRVHSSNVRGFAHLPITIQSR is encoded by the coding sequence GTGACATCTCAGACCGGAACGGGCCCAGACGTATTGCTCGACCCGTACGACTACGACTTCCACGAGGATCCGTACCCGTACTACAGGCGGCTCCGTGACGAGGCTCCGCTCTACCACAACCCCGACCTCGGCTTCTGGGCGTTGTCACGGCACGCCGATGTCCTGACGGGTTTCCGCAACAGCACCACGCTGTCCAACCGGGAGGGCGTGTCGCTGGACCCGATCTCCCGCGGGCCGCACGCATCGAAGACCATGTCGTTTCTGGCCATGGATGATCCCGATCACCTCAGGCTGCGGACGCTGGTCTCGAAGGGCTTCACACCGCGTCGCATTCGCGAATTGGAGCCCCGGGTAACCGAACTCGCTGTCAAGCACCTCGACACCATGATGGAGCGGGCGCAAGACGGCACCGTTGACTACGTCGCCGAGTTCGCGGGCAAGCTGCCGATGGACGTCATCTCCGAGCTCATGGGTGTCCCCGAGGAGGACCGGGACCGCATTCGAGCCTGGGCTGATGGCGTCATGCACCGCGAGGACGGTGTCAAAGACGTGCCCGCCGAGGCGATCGAGGCATCGATCAACCTGATCGTCTACTACCAGGACATGGTCGCCGAGCGCCGCAAGAAGCCAGCCGACGATCTGACCACCGCACTGTTGGAAGCCGAGATCGACGGTGATCGCCTCACTGACGAGGAGGTGCTCGGCTTCCTGTTCCTGATGGTGATCGCGGGCAATGAGACCACCACGAAACTCCTTGCCAATGCCGCGTTCTGGGGCCACCGGAACCCCGACCAGATCACCCCGATCTACGACGACGAGTCGCGGATCCCGCTGTGGGTCGAGGAGACACTGCGCTACGACACGTCCAGCCAGATCCTGGCTCGCCTGGTGTCAGGGGACCTGACTCTGTACGACACCAAGATCCCCGACGGCGACGTGCTGTTGCTGCTGCCCGGATCGGCACACCGTGACGAGCGCGCGTTCGAGAGGCCGGACGACTTCATCATCGGCCGCGATATCGGCGCCAAACTCCAGAGCTTCGGCAGCGGCGCGCACTTCTGCCTCGGGGCACACCTGGCCCGCATGGAGGCCCGCGTCGCGCTTGCCGAGCTCTTCAAACGCATCCGCGGATACGAGGTCGACGAGGCCAACTCGGTTCGCGTCCACTCCAGCAATGTCCGCGGTTTCGCCCACCTTCCGATCACAATCCAATCCCGCTGA
- a CDS encoding NDMA-dependent alcohol dehydrogenase codes for MKTKGALIWEFNQPWSIEEIEIGDPVKDEVKIQMEASGMCHSDHHLVTGDIPMAGFPVLGGHEGAGIVTEVGPGVEDIAPGDHVVLSFIPSCGACPSCQAGLRNLCDLGAGLLGGQAVSDGTHRITAKGQPVFPMTLLGTFSPYMVVHKSSVVKIDKSIPFEVACLVGCGVTTGYGSAVKAGDIRPGDDVLVIGVGGVGMSAVQGAVNAGARHIFVIEPVEWKRDAALKFGATHAYPDTDAAFAGIAEATYGLMAKQVIVTVGELKGADVDTYVNLTSKGGTTVLTAIGSLMDTNVSLNLAMLTLMQKRLQGTIFGGGNPHFDIPQLLSMYKAGKLNLDDMITRQYKLEQINDGYKDMLEGRNIRGVIRYTDTDR; via the coding sequence ATGAAGACAAAGGGTGCTCTCATCTGGGAGTTCAACCAGCCGTGGTCGATCGAGGAGATCGAGATCGGCGACCCCGTCAAGGACGAGGTCAAGATCCAGATGGAGGCATCGGGCATGTGCCACTCCGATCACCATCTGGTGACCGGAGACATCCCGATGGCCGGTTTCCCGGTGCTCGGCGGCCACGAGGGCGCGGGCATCGTCACCGAAGTCGGCCCCGGCGTCGAGGACATCGCACCCGGCGATCACGTCGTGCTGTCGTTCATCCCGTCGTGTGGCGCATGTCCGTCATGTCAGGCCGGCCTGCGCAACCTCTGCGACCTGGGCGCGGGACTGCTCGGCGGCCAGGCCGTATCCGACGGCACACACCGCATCACGGCCAAGGGCCAGCCGGTCTTCCCGATGACGCTGCTGGGCACGTTCAGCCCGTACATGGTGGTGCACAAGAGCTCGGTCGTGAAGATCGACAAGTCGATCCCCTTCGAGGTCGCCTGCCTGGTCGGTTGTGGTGTGACCACAGGCTACGGCTCGGCCGTGAAGGCCGGCGACATCCGCCCCGGCGATGACGTCCTCGTGATCGGTGTCGGCGGCGTCGGCATGTCGGCGGTCCAGGGCGCGGTCAACGCCGGTGCCCGCCACATCTTCGTCATCGAGCCGGTGGAGTGGAAGCGCGACGCCGCACTGAAGTTCGGTGCCACGCACGCCTATCCCGACACTGACGCGGCCTTCGCGGGTATCGCCGAGGCCACCTACGGTCTGATGGCCAAGCAGGTCATCGTGACGGTCGGTGAGCTGAAGGGCGCGGACGTCGACACCTACGTCAACCTCACCTCAAAGGGCGGCACCACCGTGCTGACCGCCATCGGCAGCCTGATGGACACCAATGTGTCCTTGAACCTGGCGATGCTGACCCTGATGCAGAAGCGCCTGCAGGGCACCATCTTCGGTGGCGGCAACCCGCACTTCGACATCCCGCAGCTGCTGTCGATGTACAAGGCGGGCAAGCTCAACCTCGATGACATGATTACCCGGCAGTACAAGCTGGAGCAGATCAACGACGGCTACAAGGACATGTTGGAGGGCCGCAACATCCGCGGCGTCATCCGCTACACCGACACAGACCGGTAG
- the speB gene encoding agmatinase — protein sequence MTEVAAGSFDETMWTGLLHGGVGGNFMGVPSIELDREAIRASGTKAVVYGFPFDATTISRSGANYGPRAIRETSVQFTNFQATYDFDLFERLPLADGGDCNVALGNTVKTFARVEADITEIVAGGAIPVVFGGDHSVSIPVGKAAKKPGTSPGWVQFDTHLDAAPHVGGEELNHCCTITRAVDNGYDPSKIVLVGINGWLNPKTELKYCRDNDIRVIWLEEIWEHGAAWVVEQILERVGEEGFYLTFDVDALDAAYAPGTCAPTPGGMTMREALQIVRGISPAGLIGVDIAETAPAHDHSTRTQLIAARIALEALAFHAGSPNTPVRVG from the coding sequence ATGACTGAAGTGGCGGCCGGCTCATTCGACGAGACGATGTGGACCGGGCTCCTGCACGGAGGCGTCGGCGGAAACTTTATGGGCGTGCCGAGCATTGAACTCGACCGCGAGGCGATCAGGGCGTCTGGAACGAAGGCGGTCGTGTACGGCTTCCCGTTCGACGCGACGACGATCAGCCGAAGCGGCGCCAACTACGGTCCTCGCGCGATCCGTGAGACCTCGGTGCAGTTCACGAACTTCCAGGCGACCTACGACTTCGACCTCTTCGAACGGCTTCCGCTGGCCGACGGCGGCGACTGCAATGTCGCTCTCGGCAACACCGTGAAGACCTTCGCGCGAGTGGAGGCCGATATCACCGAGATCGTCGCGGGCGGAGCGATTCCCGTGGTCTTCGGTGGTGACCACTCGGTGAGCATTCCGGTCGGCAAGGCCGCGAAGAAGCCGGGGACGAGCCCGGGCTGGGTGCAGTTCGACACGCACCTCGATGCCGCGCCGCATGTCGGCGGCGAGGAGCTGAATCACTGCTGCACCATCACGCGCGCGGTCGACAACGGCTACGATCCGTCGAAGATCGTGCTCGTCGGCATCAACGGATGGTTGAACCCGAAGACAGAGCTGAAGTACTGCCGGGACAATGACATTCGGGTGATCTGGCTGGAGGAGATCTGGGAGCACGGCGCCGCTTGGGTCGTCGAACAGATTCTCGAGCGCGTCGGCGAGGAGGGGTTCTACCTGACGTTCGACGTCGATGCACTCGACGCGGCCTACGCGCCCGGAACCTGCGCTCCGACACCGGGTGGAATGACCATGCGCGAGGCGCTGCAGATCGTTCGGGGCATCTCGCCCGCGGGATTGATCGGTGTCGATATCGCGGAGACAGCCCCCGCGCATGACCACTCGACCCGGACTCAGCTGATCGCTGCCCGTATCGCGCTGGAGGCGCTGGCATTCCACGCGGGATCACCCAACACGCCGGTAAGAGTCGGCTGA
- a CDS encoding SDR family NAD(P)-dependent oxidoreductase translates to MSARGAVVVGGSRGVGLAVAELLASQGFGVVVNGRDPDAVASAVGGIGGRTVGYAGSPADPVVADALIERCIDKFGRIDALINCAGTAEPAGSSILNVSSAQFRDLLDAHLGTVFETCRAAAPRMVAAGGGAIVNTSSFAFLGDYGGTGYPAGKGAVNGLTLAIAAELRAYGVRANVVCPGARTRLSTGSDYEAHIADLNRRGLLDEISMQGALDAAPPEYVAPTYAYLVSDLARDVTGQIFIAAGGFVGRFDRQTPAIVAYRDHHDSPPWSLDELDGFIRR, encoded by the coding sequence CTGAGCGCTCGGGGTGCCGTCGTCGTCGGCGGCTCCCGGGGCGTCGGGCTCGCGGTCGCCGAACTCCTGGCCAGCCAGGGGTTCGGCGTCGTCGTCAATGGACGTGACCCCGACGCCGTCGCCAGCGCCGTCGGCGGCATCGGAGGTCGCACCGTGGGTTACGCGGGCTCCCCCGCGGATCCAGTGGTTGCCGACGCGTTGATCGAGCGGTGCATCGACAAGTTCGGGCGCATCGATGCACTGATCAACTGCGCCGGAACCGCCGAGCCGGCCGGGTCATCGATTCTCAATGTGTCCTCGGCCCAGTTTCGGGATCTGCTCGACGCTCATCTCGGCACGGTGTTCGAGACCTGCCGCGCGGCAGCACCACGGATGGTCGCCGCTGGTGGCGGCGCCATCGTCAACACCAGCTCGTTCGCATTTCTCGGCGACTACGGCGGCACGGGATACCCCGCGGGCAAGGGTGCGGTCAACGGCCTCACCCTCGCCATCGCCGCCGAACTTCGCGCGTACGGCGTCCGCGCGAATGTGGTGTGCCCCGGCGCGCGGACCAGATTGTCGACCGGTTCGGATTACGAGGCCCACATCGCCGACCTGAACCGGCGCGGGCTGCTCGACGAGATCAGCATGCAGGGCGCACTCGACGCCGCGCCGCCGGAGTACGTCGCGCCGACGTATGCCTACCTCGTCAGTGACCTCGCCAGGGACGTGACGGGGCAGATCTTCATTGCCGCAGGCGGTTTCGTCGGCCGCTTCGACCGCCAGACACCCGCGATCGTCGCCTACCGCGACCACCACGACTCGCCGCCGTGGTCGCTCGACGAGCTGGACGGGTTCATCCGGCGGTAA
- a CDS encoding nuclear transport factor 2 family protein, giving the protein MSQETAEKSPVLAASEASWRCVQSGDREGWLALMADDIVVEDPIGESVTNPDGTGVKGKEALAAFYDANIGPNTLTVTREETFPSSSREEIAYILVLHTVFPNGFTATVRGVFTYRVNDEGLITNLRGYWNMDAMKFGQEDAS; this is encoded by the coding sequence GTGTCACAGGAAACCGCCGAGAAGTCCCCCGTGCTCGCCGCGTCGGAGGCGTCATGGCGTTGCGTGCAGTCGGGTGACCGCGAGGGCTGGCTGGCGCTCATGGCCGACGACATCGTCGTCGAGGATCCGATCGGCGAGTCCGTCACCAACCCCGACGGCACCGGCGTGAAGGGCAAGGAGGCGCTCGCGGCGTTCTACGACGCGAACATCGGGCCCAACACCCTGACCGTCACCCGCGAGGAGACGTTCCCGTCGAGTTCACGTGAGGAGATCGCCTACATCCTGGTGCTGCACACCGTGTTTCCGAACGGCTTCACCGCAACGGTGCGTGGTGTCTTCACCTATCGCGTGAACGACGAGGGTCTCATCACCAACCTGCGCGGCTACTGGAACATGGATGCGATGAAGTTCGGCCAGGAGGACGCGAGCTGA
- a CDS encoding cytochrome P450, producing MTVTKEVQRVSGGEDEHGHLEEFRTDPIGLMWRIRQECGDAGWFQLADKQVVMLSGAEANEFFFRSSDSELNQAEAYPFMTPIFGEGVVFDADPERRAEMLHNTALRGEQMKGHAATIENEVKKIIADWGDEGEIELLDFFSELTIYTSTACLIGLKFREQLDSRFAHYYHQLERGTDPLCYVDPYLDIESFRIRDESRVKLVALVQEIMDGRIANPPKGKEDRDLLDVLVSIKDDDGNPRFTANEVTGMFISLMFAGHHTSSGTSSWTLIELLRHPDVYAQVQAELDDLYADGQEVSFHALRQIPKLDNSLKETLRLHPPLIILMRVAQDEFEVAGFPIHKGQMVAASPAISNRIPEDFPDPDDFNPDRYDKPRQEDLANRWTWIPFGAGKHRCVGAAFAQMQIKAIFSVLLREYEFEMSQPSESYRNDHSKMVVQLAQPAKVRYRKRVAGGQQRSDSGIVKG from the coding sequence ATGACCGTCACCAAAGAGGTGCAACGGGTTTCAGGTGGCGAGGACGAGCACGGCCACCTCGAGGAGTTCCGCACCGATCCGATAGGCCTGATGTGGCGGATTCGGCAGGAGTGCGGGGATGCCGGCTGGTTCCAGCTGGCGGACAAGCAGGTCGTCATGCTGTCCGGGGCGGAGGCAAACGAGTTCTTCTTCCGGTCCTCCGACAGCGAGCTCAACCAGGCCGAGGCATACCCCTTCATGACGCCGATCTTCGGTGAGGGCGTGGTGTTCGACGCCGACCCCGAGCGGCGCGCGGAGATGTTGCACAACACCGCGTTGCGTGGCGAGCAGATGAAGGGCCACGCCGCCACCATCGAGAACGAGGTCAAGAAGATCATCGCCGACTGGGGCGACGAGGGCGAGATCGAGCTGCTCGACTTCTTCTCCGAGCTGACGATCTACACGTCGACGGCGTGCCTCATCGGGCTGAAGTTCCGAGAGCAGCTCGACAGTCGGTTCGCGCACTACTACCACCAACTGGAGCGCGGGACCGATCCGCTCTGCTACGTCGACCCCTACCTCGACATCGAGAGCTTCCGCATCCGTGACGAGTCGCGCGTCAAACTCGTTGCGCTGGTGCAGGAGATCATGGACGGCCGCATCGCCAACCCGCCCAAGGGCAAGGAGGATCGCGACCTGCTCGACGTGCTGGTCTCGATCAAGGACGACGACGGCAATCCCCGCTTCACGGCCAACGAGGTCACCGGCATGTTCATCTCACTGATGTTCGCGGGTCACCACACCAGCTCGGGCACCTCGTCGTGGACGCTGATCGAGTTGCTGCGGCACCCTGACGTCTACGCCCAGGTCCAGGCCGAGCTCGACGACCTCTACGCCGACGGCCAGGAGGTGAGTTTTCATGCGCTGCGCCAGATCCCGAAACTCGACAACTCGCTCAAGGAGACCCTGCGCCTGCATCCGCCGCTCATCATCCTGATGCGCGTCGCGCAGGATGAGTTCGAGGTGGCGGGCTTCCCGATCCACAAGGGTCAGATGGTGGCCGCATCGCCTGCGATCTCGAACCGGATTCCCGAGGACTTCCCCGACCCGGACGACTTCAACCCCGACCGCTACGACAAGCCGCGGCAGGAGGATCTGGCCAATCGTTGGACGTGGATACCCTTCGGCGCGGGCAAGCACCGCTGCGTCGGGGCGGCGTTCGCTCAGATGCAGATCAAGGCGATCTTCTCGGTTCTGCTGCGCGAGTACGAGTTCGAGATGTCACAGCCGTCGGAGAGCTACCGCAACGATCACTCCAAGATGGTCGTGCAGCTGGCTCAGCCCGCCAAGGTGCGCTACCGCAAGCGAGTCGCCGGAGGGCAGCAGCGCAGCGACTCGGGAATCGTCAAGGGATAG
- a CDS encoding APC family permease, with protein MAETPMVMKREFTTFSALSVAFAFVSPIVALYSVLGVGLATSGPAFIWGGLILYAGQFVVVLTLGVLASKWADSGGIYQWSRRLLGSRYGWFASWTYIWTLLITLPAVAYAGAVLLPPIFDVSGADHGLVTWLAVALLAFSTLVNLAGRVFIKILMVAVIVAEGVGSVGVAIWLLVFERHQDLDYLSPAALVDYQGVLFSAPLVMAIAFSSYFAIGFESASSIAEEVKRPKRAVPRAMVISFFAIMSIVLLSTLAFTLAVPNEAFLQNPDNAADPAVAIMAAALPEPVFRGVLALFVIAFAASLMTIQITVSRIVWATARNGELPFARLLTRLSGETGLPRRAVIVTAIIAVLLFIPFQSEGIQMALISFSSVGFFISFLFPILGLAIARVRGQWKDEPGLFLGRAGRATGWIALVWLVFQIVNVAWPRETGGGWASDWSTIIGAVTVGLLGVVVEAWVHRRRLHAASTGRTIVIFERDESADDDTEHEPRRDSLGDRLTTSETV; from the coding sequence ATGGCCGAGACGCCGATGGTGATGAAGCGAGAGTTCACCACGTTTTCCGCGCTATCCGTCGCGTTCGCGTTCGTCTCACCGATCGTTGCGCTGTACAGCGTTCTCGGTGTCGGACTGGCCACCTCGGGGCCGGCGTTCATCTGGGGCGGCCTCATCCTCTACGCGGGGCAGTTCGTCGTGGTGCTCACATTGGGCGTGCTGGCTTCGAAGTGGGCGGATTCGGGCGGTATCTATCAGTGGTCGCGTCGCCTCCTGGGATCTCGGTACGGCTGGTTCGCCTCGTGGACCTACATCTGGACACTCCTGATCACACTTCCCGCGGTCGCGTACGCCGGGGCCGTGCTGCTCCCGCCCATCTTCGATGTCTCGGGCGCCGATCACGGCCTTGTCACGTGGTTGGCGGTCGCCCTCCTCGCGTTCAGCACGCTGGTGAATCTCGCCGGACGGGTCTTCATCAAGATCCTCATGGTCGCAGTGATCGTCGCCGAGGGGGTGGGGTCGGTCGGAGTTGCCATCTGGCTGCTCGTGTTCGAGCGCCATCAGGATCTCGACTACCTGTCACCGGCCGCACTCGTCGACTACCAAGGGGTGCTCTTCTCTGCCCCGCTCGTGATGGCCATCGCGTTCTCGAGCTACTTCGCGATCGGCTTCGAGAGCGCGAGTTCGATCGCCGAGGAGGTCAAGCGACCGAAGCGGGCCGTGCCCCGCGCGATGGTGATCTCGTTCTTCGCCATCATGAGCATCGTCTTGCTCAGCACGCTCGCGTTCACCCTCGCGGTGCCGAACGAGGCCTTCCTGCAAAACCCCGACAACGCTGCCGATCCGGCCGTTGCCATCATGGCTGCCGCGCTTCCTGAACCGGTGTTCCGCGGCGTCCTCGCCCTCTTCGTCATCGCCTTCGCCGCGAGTCTCATGACCATTCAGATCACGGTCTCCCGAATCGTCTGGGCCACCGCACGAAACGGAGAGCTGCCATTCGCGCGTCTCCTCACGCGCCTTTCCGGAGAGACGGGGCTGCCACGGCGGGCGGTCATCGTCACAGCGATCATCGCGGTGCTGCTCTTCATCCCGTTTCAGAGCGAGGGCATTCAGATGGCCCTGATCTCCTTCTCCTCAGTGGGCTTCTTCATCTCCTTCCTCTTTCCGATCCTCGGCTTGGCCATCGCGCGCGTTCGCGGGCAGTGGAAAGACGAGCCCGGCCTCTTCCTGGGACGCGCAGGGCGCGCGACAGGGTGGATTGCGCTGGTGTGGCTCGTATTCCAGATCGTCAACGTCGCGTGGCCGCGGGAGACCGGCGGTGGCTGGGCCAGCGACTGGTCGACGATCATCGGAGCCGTCACCGTCGGCCTGCTCGGCGTCGTGGTGGAGGCGTGGGTGCATCGAAGGAGACTGCACGCGGCTTCCACGGGGCGCACGATCGTGATCTTCGAGCGTGACGAGTCGGCTGACGACGATACGGAGCACGAGCCTCGTCGCGACAGCCTGGGAGACCGCCTCACCACCTCGGAGACCGTGTGA
- a CDS encoding nuclear transport factor 2 family protein, with product MASREQLEDWVNRWLKANRDAEKAGDWKPLADFYTEDATYGWNIGPKEDVMCVNRDEIRDVALGLEMEGLENWVYEYQKTLIDEKQNEIVGFWKQIANKSDGTKDEIYGIGGSWFRLNDDLLIEWQRDFFDFGHVQKAFMKLIESGDLTPTMQKRIERSLAGEKLPGYYPIGTSPVPIW from the coding sequence ATGGCGTCACGTGAGCAGCTGGAGGATTGGGTCAACCGTTGGCTGAAGGCCAACCGAGACGCCGAGAAGGCCGGTGACTGGAAGCCGTTGGCCGACTTCTACACCGAGGACGCCACCTACGGCTGGAACATCGGCCCCAAGGAAGACGTGATGTGCGTCAACCGGGACGAGATCCGGGATGTGGCGCTCGGTTTGGAGATGGAGGGCTTGGAGAACTGGGTCTACGAGTACCAGAAGACGCTGATCGACGAGAAGCAGAACGAGATCGTCGGATTCTGGAAGCAGATCGCCAACAAGTCCGACGGCACGAAGGACGAGATCTACGGCATCGGCGGAAGCTGGTTCCGCTTGAATGACGACCTGCTCATCGAGTGGCAGCGCGACTTCTTCGACTTCGGGCATGTCCAGAAGGCCTTCATGAAGCTCATCGAGTCCGGCGACCTCACCCCCACCATGCAGAAGCGCATCGAACGCAGCCTCGCCGGCGAGAAGCTGCCGGGCTACTACCCGATCGGGACCAGCCCCGTTCCGATCTGGTGA